The Myxococcales bacterium genome has a segment encoding these proteins:
- the nagZ gene encoding beta-N-acetylhexosaminidase: protein MTTHGVRGLCGQLFSVGFEGTTPPASLMARVAAREVGAVMLFRPNVVSPEQVAALVGRLRRGVKEGPPLVVSVDQEGGRVQRLRAPLTEWPPMQVVGAEPDRARIETLGRFVGEELAALGIGWNLAPVLDVHTNPQNPVIGDRAFATTPEGVIEAALAFWRGLRKAGVAGCGKHFPGHGDTDVDSHLDLPVVTHDEARLRAVELFPFAAAIAAGCEALMTAHVVYPAFDAERPATLSKRIATDLLRRELGFTGLLVSDDLQMKAVADRFGTEELIVESLNAGVDHFLMRGPESRQVEAYEALVRAAEASSQVRARVEEAAGRVQVFKRTVSVDLPLPGALLPSVVGTPAHKALAGAFAKRAEG from the coding sequence TTCGCGGCCTCTGCGGCCAGTTGTTTTCCGTGGGCTTCGAGGGCACGACACCCCCGGCGTCGCTCATGGCGCGCGTGGCGGCTCGAGAGGTGGGCGCGGTGATGCTCTTCCGCCCGAACGTGGTCTCGCCCGAGCAGGTGGCGGCCCTGGTGGGGCGCTTGCGGCGTGGGGTCAAGGAAGGGCCCCCGTTGGTGGTATCGGTGGACCAGGAGGGGGGGCGGGTGCAACGCCTCCGCGCGCCGCTCACCGAATGGCCCCCGATGCAGGTGGTCGGGGCCGAGCCCGATCGGGCGCGCATCGAGACGCTCGGACGGTTCGTGGGGGAAGAGCTCGCGGCGCTGGGCATCGGCTGGAACCTGGCCCCTGTGCTCGACGTGCATACGAATCCCCAAAACCCCGTCATCGGCGACCGCGCCTTCGCGACGACGCCCGAGGGTGTGATCGAGGCCGCGCTGGCGTTCTGGCGGGGCCTGCGCAAAGCGGGGGTGGCCGGGTGTGGCAAGCACTTCCCGGGTCACGGGGACACGGATGTCGATTCACACCTGGATCTGCCCGTGGTCACGCACGACGAGGCGCGCCTGCGTGCCGTCGAGCTTTTCCCCTTCGCCGCCGCGATAGCCGCCGGGTGCGAAGCGCTGATGACGGCACACGTGGTGTACCCAGCCTTCGATGCCGAGCGTCCGGCCACCTTGTCGAAGCGCATTGCCACCGACCTGTTACGGCGCGAACTCGGGTTTACGGGGCTTCTGGTCTCCGATGATCTGCAGATGAAGGCCGTGGCCGATCGTTTCGGTACGGAGGAGTTGATCGTGGAGTCCTTGAACGCCGGCGTGGACCACTTTCTCATGCGCGGCCCCGAGTCCCGGCAGGTGGAGGCCTACGAGGCTCTGGTGCGTGCGGCTGAGGCTTCGAGCCAGGTGCGCGCGCGTGTGGAGGAGGCGGCGGGGCGCGTGCAGGTGTTCAAACGAACTGTATCTGTCGATCTGCCCCTGCCGGGCGCGTTGCTGCCGTCCGTCGTGGGTACGCCCGCCCACAAGGCCCTGGCCGGCGCCTTCGCCAAACGGGCCGAGGGCTGA
- a CDS encoding 2-oxoacid:ferredoxin oxidoreductase subunit beta, which yields MPTQSAYPVVEHTDPAGQTKQDFTSDQDVRWCPGCGDYSILAQVQKLMPTLGIPKENFVFVSGIGCSSRFPYYMNTYGIHSIHGRAPAVATGIKAVRPDLSVWLVTGDGDGLSIGGNHLLHVLRRNVDVKILLFNNQIYGLTKGQYSPTSPLGKKAKSTPLGSVDYPLDPVSVALGAGATFVARTVDTNVKHIEATLKRAAAHKGSAFVEIYQNCPIFNDAAFDFLTDKSQKEDNELVLEHGKPLRFGPNGGRGIALDGSLTPRIVDVTTEGEDKLLRHDETNEMVSLVVSRLKHPAFPVPVGVFRAVDRPSYDVMMNEQVEAASQGNKKSLQQLIDAGSWTVA from the coding sequence ATGCCCACGCAAAGCGCCTACCCCGTCGTCGAGCATACCGATCCCGCGGGCCAGACCAAGCAGGACTTCACGTCCGACCAGGACGTGCGTTGGTGCCCGGGGTGCGGTGATTACTCGATCTTGGCCCAGGTGCAGAAGCTCATGCCCACCCTGGGCATCCCGAAAGAGAATTTCGTCTTCGTGAGCGGCATCGGCTGCTCGAGCCGGTTCCCGTACTACATGAACACGTACGGCATCCACAGCATCCACGGGCGTGCGCCCGCCGTGGCCACCGGGATCAAGGCCGTGCGCCCGGACCTGAGCGTGTGGCTGGTCACAGGCGACGGCGATGGACTTTCCATCGGCGGCAATCACCTGCTCCACGTCCTGCGACGCAACGTCGACGTGAAGATTCTTTTGTTCAACAACCAGATCTACGGCTTGACCAAGGGCCAATACAGCCCCACGTCGCCGCTTGGCAAGAAGGCAAAATCGACCCCGCTCGGCTCGGTGGACTATCCGCTCGATCCGGTCAGTGTGGCCCTGGGCGCTGGCGCTACGTTCGTGGCCCGCACCGTGGACACGAACGTCAAGCACATCGAGGCCACGCTAAAGCGGGCCGCTGCGCACAAAGGCTCGGCCTTCGTCGAGATCTACCAGAACTGCCCGATCTTCAACGACGCCGCCTTCGATTTCCTCACGGACAAGTCTCAGAAGGAAGACAACGAACTCGTGCTCGAGCACGGCAAACCTTTGCGCTTCGGTCCAAACGGGGGCCGGGGCATCGCGCTCGACGGCAGCCTCACCCCGCGCATCGTGGACGTCACCACGGAAGGCGAAGACAAACTGCTTCGGCACGACGAAACCAACGAAATGGTCTCGCTCGTGGTGAGCCGCCTCAAGCACCCCGCCTTCCCGGTTCCCGTCGGCGTGTTCCGCGCCGTGGACCGCCCGAGCTACGACGTGATGATGAACGAGCAGGTCGAAGCCGCTTCGCAGGGCAACAAAAAGTCCCTCCAGCAGCTCATCGACGCGGGCTCCTGGACCGTGGCCTAG
- a CDS encoding 2-oxoacid:acceptor oxidoreductase subunit alpha, translated as MGTSSPGKAPEQVESVAIRFAGDSGDGMQLVGTQFTSTTALAGNDLATLPDFPAEIRAPAGSLAGVSGFQINFSSNPVFTAGDLLDVLVAMNPAALARNLKDLKEGGILIANSEAFNAKNLERAGYRENPLDTAVVSAYRLFKVDVTALTLASVRAFKLDHRAATRCKNFFALGLIYWLYSRSMDATVQWIERKFGDKVLGQANLAALRAGYNYGETTEMFDHAYEVRKAAITPGKYRNISGNEALALGLMAGSELSGLNLFLGSYPITPASDVLHMLSNMKALGVRTFQAEDEIAAVCACLGAAYAGALAATTTSGPGMALKAEAMGLAVMTELPMVVINVQRAGPSTGMPTKTEQADLMQAMFGRNGESPLPVLAARTPGDCFHAAIEAARIAVTYMTPVVLLTDGYLANGAEPWPVPNIDAMPRFPVSFRTDTEGFKPYLRDASLARPWAIPGTPGLEHRVGGLEKDNGTGNISYDGANHEAMCRLRAEKVARVADSLPPTVVEGAQEGDLLVLGWGSTYGSISGGIHKVAARNLKIGHVQLQHINPLPKDLEHIMKRFRRVMVPELNLGQLAMILRARFPETTIHSHTKIQGLPFRENDIAKAIIQLLETN; from the coding sequence ATGGGCACATCCTCCCCCGGCAAAGCCCCCGAGCAGGTCGAGTCCGTCGCCATTCGCTTCGCTGGCGATTCGGGCGACGGCATGCAGCTCGTGGGAACGCAATTTACGTCCACCACGGCCCTCGCCGGCAACGACCTGGCCACGCTGCCAGATTTTCCGGCCGAGATCCGCGCACCCGCCGGAAGCCTCGCGGGCGTATCCGGATTTCAGATCAACTTCTCGAGCAACCCAGTGTTCACCGCCGGTGACCTGCTCGACGTGCTCGTGGCGATGAACCCCGCCGCCCTCGCGCGCAATTTGAAGGATCTGAAAGAGGGGGGCATTCTCATCGCCAACAGCGAGGCGTTCAACGCCAAGAATCTGGAACGTGCGGGATATAGAGAGAACCCCCTCGACACGGCCGTGGTCTCGGCCTACCGCCTGTTCAAGGTCGACGTCACGGCGCTTACCTTGGCCTCCGTGCGCGCGTTCAAGCTCGACCACCGCGCAGCCACCCGGTGCAAAAACTTCTTCGCGCTCGGCCTGATCTACTGGCTGTACAGCCGCAGCATGGACGCCACCGTGCAATGGATCGAGCGCAAGTTTGGCGACAAAGTCCTGGGTCAAGCCAACCTCGCAGCACTACGGGCCGGCTACAACTACGGCGAGACCACCGAGATGTTCGATCACGCCTACGAGGTGCGCAAAGCGGCGATCACCCCGGGCAAATACCGCAACATCTCGGGCAACGAAGCGCTCGCGCTCGGCCTCATGGCCGGCTCCGAACTTTCGGGGTTGAACCTCTTTCTGGGGTCGTACCCCATCACGCCCGCGAGCGACGTGCTCCACATGCTCTCGAACATGAAGGCCCTCGGCGTGCGCACGTTCCAGGCCGAAGACGAGATCGCCGCGGTCTGTGCCTGTCTGGGCGCGGCCTACGCGGGCGCGCTGGCAGCCACCACCACCAGCGGCCCTGGCATGGCGCTCAAGGCCGAGGCCATGGGCCTCGCCGTCATGACCGAGCTGCCCATGGTGGTGATCAACGTGCAACGGGCAGGGCCCTCCACGGGCATGCCCACGAAAACGGAGCAAGCCGACCTCATGCAGGCCATGTTCGGGCGCAACGGTGAATCCCCCTTGCCCGTGCTCGCCGCCCGCACACCGGGCGACTGCTTCCACGCCGCCATCGAAGCGGCCCGCATCGCTGTCACGTACATGACGCCCGTGGTCCTGCTCACCGACGGCTATCTCGCCAACGGCGCCGAACCCTGGCCCGTACCCAACATCGACGCGATGCCGCGCTTTCCCGTCTCCTTCCGGACGGACACCGAAGGCTTCAAACCCTACCTGCGGGACGCCAGCCTCGCCCGCCCCTGGGCGATCCCAGGGACCCCCGGCCTCGAGCACCGTGTGGGTGGCCTCGAGAAGGACAACGGCACCGGGAACATCAGCTACGATGGCGCCAACCACGAGGCCATGTGCCGCCTGCGTGCCGAAAAGGTCGCCCGGGTGGCAGACAGCCTGCCGCCCACCGTGGTCGAAGGCGCCCAGGAAGGCGACCTTCTGGTGCTCGGCTGGGGCTCGACCTACGGTTCGATCTCCGGCGGCATTCACAAGGTCGCCGCCCGTAACTTGAAGATCGGGCACGTGCAGCTGCAGCACATCAATCCGCTGCCGAAGGACCTCGAGCACATCATGAAGCGCTTCAGGCGCGTCATGGTTCCCGAGCTCAACCTCGGGCAGCTCGCGATGATCTTGCGCGCGCGCTTCCCCGAGACCACGATCCATAGTCACACGAAGATCCAGGGCCTGCCGTTCCGCGAGAACGACATCGCCAAGGCCATCATCCAGCTCCTGGAAACGAACTAA
- a CDS encoding BatA domain-containing protein: protein MGLLAPSLLLGLVAAVVPYLIHRLGRRPPRPQPFAAMELLMAAERRVRARHRLRELLLLILRTGVAAALPLVFARPFVERATDAPALALAPQSAVLVLDDSASMQRRVGRSTPFALARDRALAITRQMTTGSALAVVLASEGNHAPIAELTMEKSRVSEALEQAKPTARVADFSGAVRRAATILTSASHEERRIYVLTDAQAAGWGEGALHGGEGAPELAVLDVTKGASWKNRAVVDLEAEPLAEGGPTAVAITATVADWGHETAETINLTLKLDGTVVAKGTAELPAGGQVRKRFVHTLGEAASGLHEVEVSVEEDDFPLDDRRYASLAMLQALRVLFINGDARTVRNEDEGFFLESALQSAGAGVSVTSVLPDEAAELDLANFGVVFVANVGEPSEALAQRLASFVSKGGGVFFSTGAHVNADVWNSRLGGLLPQPVGLIRTAATQDQAPAGELVDNRPAERLAPLDRRHPLLAQFTTGEDGLASARFYKYTLLEPVPDDNRHVVLRFESGAPALVERVVPAGSRRGPPGRVMLLATTIDREWADLAIRPGFLPLMIEATRRLAGAPEGVNGADLLVGQAQTLSYQGAEESLEVRKPNGSTWVAHRRNQPSGRSVRFTETLQPGVYHVRVGTGADEARLEDPNRIFVVNLDTAESNPTRRDPKPLTGGAAESEGARPLHKVPLWHALAMAIILLLAAESLVTFRRRGPAHLSPPSP from the coding sequence ATGGGACTGCTCGCGCCTTCCTTGCTTCTGGGCCTCGTCGCCGCCGTGGTGCCTTACCTCATCCACCGCCTCGGCCGTCGACCGCCGCGTCCTCAGCCGTTTGCCGCCATGGAGCTCTTGATGGCGGCCGAGCGGCGCGTGCGCGCCCGCCACCGGTTGCGTGAGCTCTTGCTCCTCATCCTACGCACGGGGGTCGCCGCCGCCTTGCCGCTCGTGTTCGCGCGTCCCTTCGTTGAACGAGCCACCGACGCCCCCGCGCTCGCGCTGGCGCCTCAAAGCGCGGTCTTGGTCCTCGACGACTCGGCGTCGATGCAGCGGCGGGTGGGCCGCAGCACGCCCTTCGCGCTGGCTCGGGATCGCGCCCTGGCCATCACCCGCCAGATGACCACGGGCTCCGCTTTGGCCGTGGTGCTGGCCTCGGAAGGCAATCACGCCCCCATCGCCGAGCTCACGATGGAGAAGTCGCGCGTGAGCGAGGCCCTCGAGCAGGCGAAACCCACGGCCCGCGTGGCGGACTTCTCGGGCGCCGTCCGGCGCGCGGCCACCATCCTGACCAGCGCCTCGCATGAAGAACGCCGCATTTACGTGCTCACGGACGCTCAGGCAGCAGGTTGGGGCGAAGGCGCGTTGCACGGTGGCGAAGGGGCGCCCGAGCTTGCCGTTTTGGACGTGACCAAGGGCGCATCTTGGAAGAACCGGGCTGTGGTGGACCTCGAGGCCGAACCCCTGGCCGAAGGGGGCCCCACCGCCGTCGCGATCACCGCAACCGTGGCCGACTGGGGGCACGAAACCGCAGAGACCATCAACCTCACCCTGAAGCTGGACGGAACCGTGGTGGCCAAGGGCACGGCCGAATTGCCTGCCGGCGGCCAGGTCCGCAAGCGCTTCGTGCACACGCTCGGGGAAGCGGCTTCGGGACTGCACGAGGTGGAGGTGAGCGTCGAGGAAGACGACTTCCCGCTCGACGATCGCCGCTACGCCTCCTTGGCCATGCTGCAAGCGCTGCGGGTTTTGTTCATCAACGGCGACGCCCGCACCGTGCGCAACGAGGACGAGGGCTTTTTCCTGGAAAGCGCGCTGCAAAGCGCGGGCGCGGGCGTCTCGGTCACCAGTGTGCTGCCAGACGAAGCCGCCGAGCTGGATCTGGCGAACTTTGGCGTGGTCTTCGTGGCCAACGTGGGCGAGCCTTCGGAGGCCCTGGCGCAACGTTTGGCAAGCTTCGTCAGCAAGGGCGGCGGTGTGTTCTTTTCGACGGGAGCCCACGTCAACGCCGACGTGTGGAACAGCCGCCTCGGGGGGCTTCTACCGCAGCCCGTGGGCCTCATCCGCACCGCGGCCACTCAGGACCAGGCCCCCGCGGGGGAGCTCGTCGACAACCGCCCCGCCGAACGCCTTGCGCCCCTCGACCGCCGGCACCCCCTGTTGGCGCAATTCACGACAGGCGAGGACGGCCTCGCGTCCGCGCGGTTCTACAAATACACGCTGCTCGAACCCGTGCCCGACGACAACCGCCACGTGGTCCTCCGTTTCGAAAGCGGCGCCCCAGCTCTCGTCGAGCGCGTGGTGCCCGCAGGCAGCCGCCGCGGTCCTCCCGGACGGGTCATGCTGCTGGCCACCACGATCGACCGGGAGTGGGCCGACCTCGCCATTCGGCCTGGGTTTTTGCCCCTCATGATCGAGGCCACACGCCGTCTGGCCGGCGCACCCGAAGGGGTGAACGGCGCCGATCTGCTGGTGGGGCAAGCCCAGACGCTCAGCTATCAGGGCGCCGAAGAGTCACTCGAGGTGAGAAAGCCGAACGGCAGCACGTGGGTCGCTCACCGACGCAACCAGCCAAGCGGACGGAGCGTGCGCTTCACCGAAACCCTGCAGCCGGGCGTCTACCACGTGCGTGTGGGGACCGGGGCCGACGAGGCCCGGCTCGAAGACCCCAACCGTATCTTCGTGGTGAACCTCGACACGGCTGAATCGAATCCCACCCGGCGAGACCCCAAACCGCTCACGGGCGGGGCGGCGGAGAGCGAGGGCGCGCGGCCTCTGCACAAGGTGCCGCTGTGGCATGCATTGGCCATGGCGATCATCTTGCTGCTTGCGGCCGAGTCACTCGTGACGTTTCGCCGCCGCGGCCCGGCACACCTTTCGCCCCCGAGCCCCTGA
- a CDS encoding DUF58 domain-containing protein, producing MNALDPGELARLSSMTLRARVIVEGAFAGLHHNPNLGAAIEFAEHKEYSPGDEIRRIDWKVVARQDRYYVKQYEDETEMRTLLVLDASASMGYGRGPVSKLTYAGYLAAALAYLTARQGDPAGLMVYDGHLRRYLPPSSRGGHVRELLGVLEDVTPAGETQLASALERVADLAQRRSLVVVFSDLLDAEARETAPRTRESAVGPAAEALAQLALRGHDVVLFHVLDPDEIDLPFDDLTQFLAMEPGDTRNVVVDANELGASFRRESEAFRARWRQTCLQAGIEYRLVTTQEAPAQVLRTFIGGRRRKG from the coding sequence GTGAACGCTCTTGATCCCGGTGAACTGGCGCGGCTGTCGTCGATGACGCTGCGGGCCCGGGTGATCGTGGAGGGCGCCTTCGCAGGGCTTCACCACAATCCGAATCTGGGCGCGGCGATCGAGTTCGCCGAGCACAAGGAGTACAGCCCCGGAGACGAGATCCGCCGCATCGACTGGAAGGTCGTCGCGCGCCAGGATCGCTACTACGTCAAGCAGTACGAAGACGAGACGGAGATGCGCACCCTGCTGGTGCTCGACGCCTCGGCTTCGATGGGCTACGGCCGGGGCCCCGTGTCGAAGCTCACGTACGCAGGGTACCTGGCGGCCGCCCTCGCCTACCTCACCGCGCGCCAGGGCGACCCCGCCGGGCTCATGGTGTACGACGGGCACCTGCGCCGCTACCTGCCGCCCAGCAGCCGGGGCGGCCACGTGCGAGAACTTTTGGGCGTGCTCGAGGACGTTACGCCCGCAGGCGAGACCCAGCTCGCCAGTGCGCTCGAGCGTGTCGCCGATCTCGCGCAAAGGCGTAGCTTGGTGGTGGTGTTCTCCGATCTGCTCGACGCCGAGGCCCGCGAGACGGCCCCCCGCACCCGCGAGTCAGCCGTGGGCCCGGCGGCCGAAGCACTCGCCCAGCTGGCGTTGCGCGGACATGACGTGGTCTTGTTCCACGTGCTCGACCCCGACGAAATCGATCTGCCTTTCGATGACCTCACGCAGTTTTTGGCGATGGAGCCCGGCGACACGCGCAACGTGGTAGTGGACGCCAACGAGCTCGGCGCCTCCTTTCGCCGCGAGTCGGAAGCGTTTCGTGCACGCTGGCGACAAACTTGTCTTCAAGCAGGCATCGAGTACCGCCTGGTCACCACGCAGGAGGCGCCCGCCCAGGTGCTGCGAACCTTCATCGGTGGGCGGCGCCGCAAAGGTTGA
- a CDS encoding MoxR family ATPase, whose translation MRRATPTSGGPGAVTDVEAARHLAESRRRLFQEIGKRIVGQEDVIDHLLIALFARGHCLFVGVPGLAKTLLIQTLAEVLDLSFGRIQFTPDLMPSDITGSDVLEEDRTTGRRVFRFLKGPVFANVILADEINRTPPKTQAALLQAMQERRVSAGGTTYDLPDPFLVFATQNPIEQEGTYSLPEAQLDRFMFQVDVSYPSEEEEVLIAGQLSGVRRLPLPKLLSPAHIIELQELVLRVPVADHVLRHAVALSRATRPGSQGTPPFVSRYVSWGAGPRASQNLVLAAKARAVLHGRYAASVDDVRAMATPVLVHRLVPNFHAQADGMTAGELVRQLLEVVRPA comes from the coding sequence CTGCGCCGTGCCACACCCACGTCGGGCGGCCCCGGGGCCGTTACGGACGTGGAAGCGGCCCGCCACCTCGCCGAAAGCCGACGCCGCCTGTTCCAGGAGATCGGCAAGCGCATCGTGGGCCAAGAGGACGTGATCGATCATCTCCTCATCGCCTTGTTCGCACGGGGTCACTGCCTGTTCGTGGGTGTGCCGGGGCTCGCAAAGACCCTCCTCATCCAGACCCTGGCCGAGGTGCTCGACCTGTCGTTCGGCCGCATCCAGTTCACCCCCGATCTGATGCCTTCGGACATCACGGGTTCCGATGTGCTCGAGGAAGACCGCACCACAGGGCGCCGCGTGTTCCGCTTCCTCAAGGGCCCTGTCTTCGCGAACGTGATCTTGGCCGACGAGATCAACCGCACCCCTCCCAAGACCCAGGCCGCCCTGTTGCAAGCGATGCAGGAGCGGCGCGTGTCGGCCGGTGGCACCACGTACGACCTGCCCGATCCGTTTTTGGTCTTCGCCACGCAAAACCCCATCGAGCAGGAGGGCACCTACAGCCTTCCCGAAGCCCAGCTCGACCGGTTCATGTTCCAGGTGGACGTGAGTTACCCCTCCGAAGAGGAGGAGGTGCTCATCGCCGGGCAGCTTTCGGGCGTGCGCCGGTTGCCGCTGCCCAAACTGCTGTCTCCCGCGCACATCATCGAGCTGCAAGAGCTGGTGTTGCGGGTGCCTGTCGCCGACCACGTCCTGCGCCACGCGGTGGCGCTCAGCCGCGCCACACGTCCCGGCTCGCAGGGCACGCCTCCCTTCGTGTCTCGCTACGTGTCTTGGGGCGCGGGGCCTCGGGCGTCGCAGAACTTGGTCCTTGCAGCCAAGGCCCGGGCAGTGCTTCACGGTCGCTACGCGGCTTCGGTCGACGACGTGAGGGCGATGGCCACGCCCGTGCTGGTTCACCGGCTCGTGCCCAACTTCCACGCCCAAGCCGATGGCATGACGGCGGGCGAGCTGGTCAGGCAGCTCCTGGAGGTCGTGCGGCCTGCATGA
- a CDS encoding DUF4175 domain-containing protein codes for MPTRDGTGEFLARARVRARAAAALRVFALAAALLVFVLLGLAWAAHRIGPAAYWPTVTTGVLLAVTLGAAFFGVFRPWRRLKSDTAIARLVGVRHPPLASDLLSAVQLEGLVSPGEAPASQALVKAFRDQVAGAVAHLDLRQVVSFRPAQRAMGLAAGAALVLAVGIWLSPEGLLHGLGLLTRTPTLYEGAAVSDEPLVGDLVLTYHYPAYTGLPPRTVEGATGDVQGLRGTRIDLDMRPLRDARRALLFFGENGERGPLEVAIVDGHLRASFVVAEADRYRVWLAPLLGRPVRERLGHRVEAAADQPPTVDIKAPADRLELPAPRPIEVGFAATDDYGLGLVELVYRVGGGPEKRITLQDGAGSRQAQGTTTWDPSSEALVPGVQIAYRIDAHDTDTVSGPKVGSSRTLFLVLEHPRESSDESLESQRYVLERLIGVLADRLEATDGSRSEVKSRSPLQEWQAFQTAHEDETAQVALLAGLVDEQRREGGGQRRPARSALEDRRPAQP; via the coding sequence ATGCCGACCCGCGACGGAACTGGAGAATTTCTTGCCCGCGCCCGCGTGCGCGCCCGCGCTGCTGCAGCGCTGCGCGTTTTCGCCCTCGCGGCGGCGCTCCTCGTCTTCGTGCTCTTGGGCCTGGCCTGGGCCGCTCACCGCATCGGCCCGGCGGCGTACTGGCCCACCGTCACCACAGGGGTGTTGCTGGCAGTCACACTGGGGGCGGCGTTTTTCGGGGTCTTCCGGCCCTGGAGGCGGTTGAAATCTGACACCGCGATCGCGCGGCTCGTGGGGGTTCGACACCCACCTTTGGCGAGCGATCTGCTCTCGGCGGTGCAGCTCGAGGGGCTGGTGTCTCCCGGGGAGGCCCCCGCGTCCCAAGCGCTCGTGAAGGCCTTTCGAGACCAGGTCGCCGGGGCGGTGGCGCACCTCGACCTCCGGCAGGTCGTCTCGTTTCGTCCGGCGCAACGCGCCATGGGGCTCGCGGCGGGGGCAGCCCTCGTTCTGGCGGTGGGGATTTGGCTTTCGCCCGAGGGGCTCCTCCACGGCCTGGGTCTGCTCACCCGTACCCCTACCCTCTACGAGGGGGCTGCGGTGTCGGACGAGCCCCTGGTCGGCGACCTCGTGCTCACCTACCACTACCCCGCGTATACGGGCCTGCCGCCACGCACGGTCGAAGGCGCCACGGGCGACGTCCAGGGGTTGCGTGGCACCCGCATCGATCTCGACATGCGCCCCCTGCGCGACGCGCGTCGGGCCTTGTTGTTCTTCGGGGAAAACGGCGAACGCGGGCCTCTCGAGGTCGCGATCGTGGATGGACATCTCCGGGCGTCGTTCGTGGTGGCCGAAGCCGACCGCTACCGTGTCTGGCTGGCGCCTCTGCTCGGTCGGCCCGTGCGCGAGCGGCTCGGCCACCGGGTCGAGGCCGCGGCCGATCAACCGCCCACCGTGGACATCAAGGCTCCCGCCGATCGGCTCGAACTGCCTGCACCTCGCCCCATCGAAGTGGGCTTCGCCGCGACGGACGATTACGGCCTTGGGCTCGTGGAACTCGTTTACCGGGTGGGAGGAGGACCCGAAAAGCGCATCACGCTCCAAGACGGCGCCGGCAGCCGGCAGGCCCAGGGCACGACCACCTGGGACCCCTCCTCCGAGGCTCTGGTACCCGGGGTGCAAATCGCCTACCGGATCGACGCCCACGACACCGACACCGTGTCGGGCCCGAAGGTGGGCTCGTCACGCACGCTCTTCCTCGTGCTCGAACACCCCCGCGAGAGCTCCGACGAGAGCCTCGAATCTCAACGCTATGTGCTCGAGCGCCTCATCGGCGTCCTGGCCGATCGGCTGGAGGCGACGGACGGCAGCCGCTCAGAGGTCAAGTCGCGCAGTCCTTTGCAAGAATGGCAAGCCTTCCAAACCGCGCACGAAGACGAAACCGCCCAGGTGGCGCTGCTCGCAGGGCTCGTCGACGAGCAGCGCCGCGAGGGGGGGGGCCAGCGAAGGCCTGCTCGAAGCGCTCTCGAAGATCGCCGACCGGCTCAACCGTGA
- a CDS encoding sigma-70 family RNA polymerase sigma factor: MRAQKGDNKALERLLCEARPRALAVAMKVLRNPSDAEDAVQDAMTKVWRYLPRFEGRASFFTWIHRIVMNSSLDLLRREKVRSEVREENEDGEPIASYEPSHEETPEVLLATKQTNHKVRTAMKVLSPVHAQALSLREFEEYSYDEIAEKAGCPIGTVMSRLHHARRRLAEELCGDALPLAQAA, translated from the coding sequence GTGCGCGCCCAGAAGGGCGACAACAAGGCGCTCGAACGGCTGCTCTGTGAGGCCCGGCCCCGCGCGCTCGCCGTGGCGATGAAGGTGCTGCGCAACCCGAGCGACGCCGAGGATGCGGTTCAGGACGCCATGACGAAGGTCTGGCGGTATCTGCCGCGCTTCGAGGGGCGTGCTTCGTTTTTTACCTGGATCCACCGCATCGTCATGAACAGCAGCCTGGATCTCTTGCGCCGGGAGAAGGTGCGCAGCGAGGTGCGCGAAGAAAACGAGGACGGGGAACCGATTGCCTCCTACGAACCTTCTCACGAGGAGACGCCGGAAGTACTGCTCGCGACGAAGCAAACGAACCACAAAGTGCGGACGGCGATGAAAGTGCTCTCGCCGGTGCATGCCCAAGCCCTGTCGCTGCGCGAGTTCGAGGAGTACAGCTACGATGAGATCGCCGAGAAAGCCGGCTGTCCCATCGGCACGGTGATGAGCCGCTTGCACCATGCGCGCCGTCGGCTGGCCGAAGAGCTCTGCGGGGACGCGCTGCCTTTGGCCCAGGCCGCCTGA